A window of Mobiluncus massiliensis genomic DNA:
TTCACAGACATGTGATTCCTTTCGGATAGATCGTCGATTTCACTTTGGTGAAATCCTCCATTAGAGACTACGCAAATTTAGCGCATTTGTCAGCGAGTTAGCAAACAATTCTCGAATTTTTCGCGGTGTTTTCCCCTTTGGATTCACTTGTTTCACAACGGTCACAAAAACACCACGGATTTAGCCCTGGCAGGGCGCACTAGGGCGGGTCGGCACCGGGTACTTGCCCTACAGCATTTCGCGGCGTAGCTCCCCCGGATCGCGGGAAGACAGATCGCTGAGGGTCACGTCCAGCATGGTGAACGCTCCAGTTTCGCCTCGGGCGGCTTTCCGGGCGCACGCCCGCGCCGCTGCGACCAGCACGGAGCCGGTGAACTCGGGGTTGGAATCAAGTTCCAGGCTAAACGTCAAGGATTGCCGGACCTCCGGCGAAGTGCAGCCGGTGCGAATGACCCGGCCGGCGTGTGGCATCCCGCTGTGGTTTTGCTCCATCTCCGCCGCGGTAATGAAAGTCACGGTCGTGTCATAGTCGGCGAAATAGTTGGGCATGGCTTTGATTTCCGCTTCAATCCGGGCGGTATCCGCCCCCGGCTCGGCCACCACGAAACACTCGCGGGTATGCATCTGGCGAGCGCTAAGTTCCCCGGTATGCCCCGCCTGCACCGCCGCCACGGTATCGGGGACCGGAACAGTGTATTGGCGGGCATCCACTACCCCATCCAGGCGGCGAATCGCATCGGAGTGCCCTTGTGACACCCCACGTCCCCAAAAGGTAGTGGTGCGCCCTGAAGGCAAAACGGCATCCCCCAGCACACGCAACATCGAAAACAGCCCCGGATCCCAGCCGCAGCTGATGATGGCGCAATGTCCCGCGACCTGAGCCGCCGCATCAATGCGGGAAAAATATTCAGGAATGCGCGCGTGGGTGTCAAAAGAATCCACGGTGTGAAACCACCGGCTGGTCGCGACCCCCTGTTCCATCAAATCCGTGGCAGAGCCGCCGCAGTTAATGCAAACATCGATGTCATCGGCGTAATCAGGCATATCCTCCACGCTGGCCACCGGAGCACCAAGAGTTTTCACCGACTGGGGATCACGGCGGGTAAACACTACCGCCAGCTCTAAATCCGAGGCGAGCCCCAGAGCTTTTTCGACGCCGCGTCCCAAATTGCCATAACCGTTGATTGCTACGCGCTGCATTGATTGACCTTACTTTCAGATAACAATTTTTCGATTATCCTACAAATCGGGCATATCCCCTGCAAGTTAGCGTATCAATACGTGACACGCCGCCCTGATTACCGGACTGACGCACCCCTGACCGTACCTCGAGCACATCCCGGACAAAACCCGAAATACGGTCTTTCCGGTTTTGGAATG
This region includes:
- a CDS encoding diaminopimelate dehydrogenase — encoded protein: MQRVAINGYGNLGRGVEKALGLASDLELAVVFTRRDPQSVKTLGAPVASVEDMPDYADDIDVCINCGGSATDLMEQGVATSRWFHTVDSFDTHARIPEYFSRIDAAAQVAGHCAIISCGWDPGLFSMLRVLGDAVLPSGRTTTFWGRGVSQGHSDAIRRLDGVVDARQYTVPVPDTVAAVQAGHTGELSARQMHTRECFVVAEPGADTARIEAEIKAMPNYFADYDTTVTFITAAEMEQNHSGMPHAGRVIRTGCTSPEVRQSLTFSLELDSNPEFTGSVLVAAARACARKAARGETGAFTMLDVTLSDLSSRDPGELRREML